ccattttagaggccggatctcagatatttcgatgaaaacgttattCGAATCTATCACgcaacctgtcgttggataggtaatcaaaagacctttccaacgggttcaaaagattgaagatctgacaaccctatcaaaagttataagcacataagtgccctgaattatgaagatctgactacccaatctaatggtatgaataatgaatcaagttgatagaacactgaaaggtccgcccttttgtatctattttggatagcattaccctctaattatgaggaaggcaccaatcacttaagggtggattaagtaacgttttttagattccttttaccgatctttcgtgcgcgagagaggagagccaagctcccttcggatttttttctcttgatgaacatctaaagattttcttttgatgatgattattccatcgctgtagGTTACTAATAATTTATAATCATCACTAAAAGTATTAACGCATACCAGGTGCGGCACTGTTAGGGGCTCAACACGTTGTTGGAATTGAAATAGATTTGGATGCTATCAAGGTAAGTTTGCGAAACAAATggactaatttttattttagctaACATTTTATCGTATCTAATTCAGGTTTTTCAGGAAAACGTCCAAGGCTTCGAACTGGAAAACGTCGACTGTGTGCAATGGGATGTGCTTAACCTTGACGGACTGTACGACATATTGAAGTTTGATACAGTTTTAATGAATCCACCATTTGGGACCAAGCAAAACAATGGCATTGATATGAATTTTCTACGAATCGCTCTAAAACTTGCCAAACAGAGTGTTTATTCTCTTCATAAAACTTCAACTAGGTATGAAGGAACAAGCTTATTGTTTGGTTATTcgaaattctattttttaattttatttcagggACCACATTAAAAAGAAAGCTGTCGAGTGGAACGTTAAAGCATGCGTAGTGGCAGAATTGAGATACAACCTTCCTCAAACATACAAGTTTCAGAAACGCACATCCGTCGACATTGCTGTCGATTTGTGGCGTTTTGATGTATCCAAAAGAAATTGTTGATTCCTTCTTCGTaaaattaaaaaccaataaaacagAACTCCAACAGCTAAAGTGCTTGCAATcgcaaaaaaagttactttattcaaaaacaattccCTGAGCTAGCGGCAAGTCCGCCGAATGGTTTACCGTGATCGTCGAGCGACGCACGTATTGCTTCCAAGCGTCGGATCCACTTTCGCGTCCGCCTCCGGTGTGCTTCTCTCCGCCGAATGCGCCTCCAATTTCAGCCCCCGAAGGTGATGTATTGATGTTTACAATGCCGCAGTCCGAGCCGTTTTCTCCGATCCACTAAAGAGAAAAGAGAGAAAGATTAATTAGATTCTCACCTTCACAAAACATCGGTtgacatttccagagtttttttttaaaggtcctataaactattgtctttcaaatgtttataggacctattaaagaAAACTAGATTTCTATGCAGTTGCAGAGCTCAGTAAATTTTACTGAACTCAGTAATCAATGGTCAACTCAAGATTAATTAAACGTGATTCAAAATTGGGAAATCcctacactgagcaaaactccTAAGGTGCATCGAAGTGTTTCGCACATGATcggccctgctgtacagagcactcaaatatcaatcgcaaaacacttgaaatttcggtgattgACCGTGAAATAATTTCgatagccaaacacttgaattttaaatggtgttgaaaaataatagtaCGTACTGTAGGAATTGGCAATGGCCAAAACCGTCTTTAGTGTGGAATTACTACGTTCGAGGATCGGATTCCGGATGAATCGAAAACGCGTTGTTAGCTTTAGCGTGGTTTTATTCTAACTGACAAGAAAACGTGTTATGGGTGAAAACATTTTTCTCTTCTGGTGTTCAGCGCATCAGCGCCCTTCAGCAACGTCTGCCGCCAACACTCCTCCTCGCTGATTGCTGAACTTCCGGTCCTAAGACTTCTGTGTGAGCCCCAGGTTCTCCGCGAACTTCTTCATCTTGGTCGCCCCGAGAGGCTTGGTAAACACATCTGCAACCATACTGTCGGTCGGACAGTAGTTCAACTGGATCACACCGCCCGTAACCAGGTCCTTCGCATGGTAGTATTTCGTGTCGATGTGCTTGCTCCTCTTGTTCTGACGATCTTGTGACACGAAGTCGATGCAGCTGCGATTGTCTTCGTTCATGATCGTCGGCTCCTTCTGCTCCTCGCCCAGTTCGCACAGTAATCTGCGCAACCAGACCGCTTCTTGCGCCGCCTCCGAAAGCGCAACGTACTCGGCCTCCATCGTTGATGTAGCCACGCAGTTCTGCTTCCGACTTCCCCAGCTAACAGCTGCGCCGCCGAGTTCGAAAACGAATCCGCTCGTGGACTTCCGATCGGTCGAGTCTCCAGACCAATCTGCGTCGCTGAATCCAACGAGCGTGAGGTCCTTGACGCTCTTTCCCAGTTTCAACTCGTAGTCCTCCGTTGCGATCAGGTATCGCACGACTCGCTTTAGTTCCGACCAATCACAGTCGCGTGGGCAACTGGTCTTCCGGCTGAGAATAGATACAGCTGCTGCGATGTCCGGCCGCGAGTTCATCGCCACGTAAAGTAGCGCTCCGACCAAGCTGTGGTACTGCTCCTTGTCGGCCAAGGTTTCACTGGACAGCTTGTAGTAGCCGGCATCCAACGGCAACTGGCTTCCTTTTGCTCCTTCGAGACCGAACCGCTGTGCGATGTCCCGAATGAACGCACGCTGGCTGATCGAGTAGTAGCCATCCGCGTTCTTGCTGACTTTGATCCCGAGGAACTGACTGACTTCGCCCAGCGACGAAATTTCGAATTCCTTCTTGAGTTCCTCCTCCAGCTTGACGATGTGCTTCTTGTCCTTGCACACCACGATCATATCGTCCACGTAGATCAGCAAGTAGATCCACTCACCAGTTTCCAGCCGCTTCGAGAACAGGCACGCGTCCGAGGTAGACTGCCTGAATCCCAAGCTCAGCAAAATCCGCTTCACCGTAGTGTTCCAAACCCGCGCCGCCTGCTTGAGTCCGTAAAGGCAACGGTTGAGTTTGCACACCAGGGCTTCCTTTCCAGGCACCGCGTATCCGGGAGGCTGTCGCATGTACTGCTCTTCGTCCATCTTCCCGTTCAGATAtgcgttcttgacgtcaatgTGCCAGACTCGAAGTTTGCGGTGTCCAGCCACAGTGAGTAGCACCCGGAACGTCTGCTGCATCGCGACCGGCGCGAACACTTCGTTGAAGTCGACACCGTACCGCTGCGCGTATCCCTGAGCAACGAGTCTTGCCTTGTAGCGCACGACCTGCCCAGCCGAGTCTCTCTTCTGCTTGTACACCCACTTTGATCCGATGGCTTGACGTCCAGGGGGTAGCGGTACGAGCGTCCACGTGTCGTTAGACAACAGCGACTCGTACTCTTCGTCCATGGCCTTCCGCCACTTGTCCTGTTCCGCACTGGCGATCGCTTCTTTGTAGTTGCTCGGTTCCACCACTTCGAGCTTCGCACTGCCGACGACGTAATCCTCCAATCGTCTCGGCAACTGACCAGCGTTCGAGCGCTGCGTCCTTCTTGGTGCTGGCTGGCCCGGTTCTTCACCCTCGAACAACGACTCGTCGAGGAAACCTTCGAAGAGTGGTTCCTCGTCCAAGCTGCGATTCCCTTCGGCGTCGTCCCCCACCAGCGACTTATCATCAGCATCTGTCATCGGCGGCTCCACCTCAAAGGTTCTGTCGTGAGGCTCCTCCTGAAGCCCTGCTTCGATTTCCAGGAATCTTGCATCCCTGCTGATGATGATCTTGCCGGTTCGCTTGTTCAGGAAACGATAAGCCTTCGCCTTGCAGTCGTAGCCAACGAAGGTTAGCTTTTCCGCCTTGCTGTCGAACTTGCCGCGCTTCTCATCCGGAATGTGCACGTACGCCTCACAGCCAAAGATCTTGAGGTTGCTCAAATCCGGCTTCTGGCCGTACCAGAGTTCGTAGGGAGTTTTCTCGACAACCCGAGATGGCGTACGGTTCTGGATGTACGCTGCGGTTGCAACGGCCTCTCCCCAGTAGCGCTTGTGCAGTTTCGCGTCCAGCAGCATACACACCGCCATGTCGTTGGTGTAGCGGTTCCGACGCTCTGCAGTCCCGTTCTGCTGCGGAGAATATCCAGCGGTCAGCTGAGACTGGATCCCCTCCTCCCGGTAGAACTGCGCTAGCTCCTTGTTCACGAACTCTCCGCCCCGGTCAGAGCGAATTATGGCCGGCTTCCGACCAAACTGGTTCTCCGCCATCCGCACGTAGTTCTTGATGTACTCCTTCGCCTCTGCCTTGTCCTTCAGCAGATACAGCTTCACGAACCGGCTGTAGTCGTCGACAATGCACATAAAGTACCGGTTCCCGCCTGGAGTCACGTCCGGCATCGGCCCGCACAGATCCGTATGGACCAGCTGCAGCGGCTGCGTCGTCTTCTTCACGGACACTTGAGGGAAAGGCAATCGGGCCGACTTGCCTTCCAAGCACTCCTCACACTTTCCTCTGCCTCCACAGTCAACAATCTTCACTCCGGACACTAAATCTTCCTTCTTCATGCGATCGAGCACTGCTACGTCGCGATGTCCGAGTCTCCGATGCCACGTATGTTGGCAGTTCAGCGTGTGGCAGCTTCCTCCAGCTACAGCCGCAACCTCCGCAGACTCCTTCAGGACGTACACGCCGCCGGATCTTTCACCGAGCGCCACTACGTTGTCTTCTTCGTCGATGATCTTTACGCTGTCTCGAGTAAACAGCACCTTGAACCCCTTCTCGGCGATCTTGCTCACCGACAGCAGTCCGTTCTCCAGCTTCGGCACGTACAGGACATTTTCCAGGTTGATGTTCTTGGGCTTTCCTGCACCGCTAACGCCGACCACAGTTCCGCCGCCGGTTCCACTTGACATGGAGCAGTTCCCATCCGCCATCACCACAGCCACACTGGAATCATCGAGTTTGTTGAAGAATTCCTTGCGACTTGTCATGTGGCACGATGCTCCGCTGTCAACCGTCCACGAGTTGCCAAACTTCACTCCTGCACAGACTTCTCCACGAACTTGTGCAGAGAAACTGACAGCATCGTCTGCGCCGTCTTTCGCCTGCTTAGCCTTCGCTCCCGGCTTGGTCTTCGGTGGTTTGCTGCCAGATGTTCCGCCGTTCTCGTTCTGCGCCTTCCACTGCTGGTACTTCGGGCAATCCGCCTTGAAATGCCCTGGCTTCTTGCAGAAGTAACACTTTTTGGCTTTGTTTACATTCTGCGCAGCCAAGCCTTGCTCTTCGTGCTTCTGGTACCGCTCCTCTCCCTGCGTGCTCATGCTGCGTCCCACCCGCAAAAAGTGTTCGTTGGTCAGAACAGATTTCACGAGCGCCATCGTGATCTCCGAGTCCTTACGCACAAGCAGCGACGACGCCAGGAAATGGAACGACTTGGGCATGCTCCGCAGGATCATGGCAATCTGGAGCTTTTCTGCCACCTCGAATCCCGCGTCCTCCACCCGCTGGAACAGCGCGTCCATGGCGAGCAAATGCTTCTCAACGTCACCACCTTCCTCCATCTTCGCGTCACAGAGCCGGCACAGAAGCGACAGCTGCGTCTCCACGGTTTGCTTTTCGTGGTAGGCCTTGAGCGCGTCCCACACCTCCCGAGCCGTGGCGCAGCTCCTGATGAGCGGGTACTGGCCTCTTTCGATGGCAAGCACAATGTTCGCGCGGGCCTTCCGGTCCGCTTTCTTCCACTCTGGCGTCACCGGATTGGGGGCGTTTTCCTCCACAACAAACCAAAGTTCCATGGTTTCGAGAACCATCTCCATTTCCAGCTTCCACATCGCGTAGTTGCTGTTCGACAACTTCTGGATCGAGCACTTTCCCGAGTCGGCcatcttgaaaaaactttccgcTGGCCGAGCCAGCCTTTCGCAAGCCGAAAACAAGTGTCCGAAAAATTCGCGATTTCCACCGTAAAACCGACCGATTCACCGATCCTCCACTGGGACCAATAACCTGTAGGAATTGGCAATGGCCAAAACCGTCTTTAGTGTGGAATTACTACGTTCGAGGATCGGATTCCGGATGAATCGAAAACGCGTTGTTAGCTTTAGCGTGGTTTTATTCTAACTGACAAGAAAACGTGTTATGGGTGAAAACATTTTTCTCTTCTGGTGTTCAGCGCATCAGCGCCCTTCAGCAACGTCTGCCGCCAACACGTACAAGCGATatacaggttctcgcttgctagtcgtgcacgctacgactgcgccggccggccagttgaaAACGTGAGAGTTTTTTGTACTACTCGTTCTAGCCTTCGGTAAAAGTCGCGCCTaatcagtgaaacacattaaattcaagTGAAAAATTACGTTGACTTAGAAAagtgcctgttttgggtagatcttaagatcaatttcaaatgttttcctcatcgctttaaatatttcaagaCAGTgggcaaattcatgagcaaaacacttgaaaagcttgagccacccgaatgaaaataatgtgtcaaaaaataacaaaaattcaatcgcccaaacacttgcatttgatagtggtttggattgatgttgatAAAGTGGTTTTCGGAATGGCAGCGAAAAAACGAAATTAAAACGAATTTAAGTTCGACTACAAAATTTCCGCGTGTTTATTCGAGAACGTTTTACTTGAGAATGATGTTTGACAGCTACACTCGCGCCGTCAGGTTGGTACCACTTCCGGGGTACAGGGTTGGTTTAGTTGGCAGAGGTTGCCTTCCTTATACCCCTGCTCAACCGCTGCAACGCTCCAGTCCGATAGCGGAACACTGCTTGCGAAAAGCTGCTACAGGTAGCCCCTTCGTCATCATGTCCGCTTGCTGGTTCGCCGACGGTATGAACTCCAGCTTGATCCGCTTCTGCTTGATGAGGTCACGGATGAAGTGAGTCTTGACATCAACGTGCTTGAGACGCCCGAGGTCTTTTGCTTCCTCCGCAACCCGGATCGTTGATTGGTTGTCTTCGTGAACTCGGACCGGTTCTTCTGGCTTGAATCCGAGATCTTGCAGGAGACGTCCCAGCCACAACTCGTGACACACCGCTGCACAAAGCGCAGTGAGCTCAGCTTCAGTCGAAGATAGCGAGACCGTCTGTTGCTTCCGTGTGATCCAGGCCACCGTCGATCCGAACACCTTGAAAATCCCACCGCTTACCGACCTTCTGTCCAGCATGTCGTTCGCCCAGTCTGCATCGGCGAAGACTTCCACGGTTGGCGCTTCCAAGTTCTTTCGGTACACAAGGCCAACGTCGAGAGTTCCTTTGATGTAGCGCAGAACCCGTTTGAGGTGTTTCCAGTGCGCTTCGTTCGGGCAACTCTGATACTGGCTCAAGAGGTTTACCCCTACTGCCAGATCCGGCCTTGTGGTGAGGCAGGCGTAAGTCAGGCACCCGATGAGCTCTCGGTAGGGCTGACTTGTCCGTTCCTCCTCCGTGTCCTTGTGCAGCTTCAGGCGACTTTCGATGGGAGTGGAAACAGGTTTGCAGTCATCCATCCCAAATCGCCGCAGCAAACTCTCCATGTACTGCTTCTGGCTGATCCGCATCACGCCTTCCTCCCGGTTCCGTTTGACTTGCATCCCGAGAAAGCACTTTATCTCTCCGACGTCGGTCATGTCGAACTCGTTGAAGAAGCAGCGTTTGATCGTCTCCACAGCCTTCAGCGTCGTGCCGGCAATAACGATGTCATCGACGTAGAGCACGATGATCAAAGTCTGCCGTTCGTCCTTTCGTGTGTAAAGGCACTGATCGTTAAGGCTCCGCTCGAACTTCAAACGATCCACGACGAAGTTGTTGAACCGCTCGTTCCAGGCGCGCGACGCTTGCTTCAGGCCATACAGCGACTTCTTCAGGCGACAAACGA
This is a stretch of genomic DNA from Culex pipiens pallens isolate TS chromosome 1, TS_CPP_V2, whole genome shotgun sequence. It encodes these proteins:
- the LOC120429239 gene encoding rRNA N6-adenosine-methyltransferase METTL5 isoform X1: MACLKLKKFEEFLQTVEGFEKPKVYLEQYVTPSHIAAHALYTIETNYGDLENKLVLDLGCGPGMLSIGAALLGAQHVVGIEIDLDAIKVFQENVQGFELENVDCVQWDVLNLDGLYDILKFDTVLMNPPFGTKQNNGIDMNFLRIALKLAKQSVYSLHKTSTRDHIKKKAVEWNVKACVVAELRYNLPQTYKFQKRTSVDIAVDLWRFDVSKRNC